CTCGTCCCTATTTTACCCGCGCTTCGACCGCAGCCCAATCTATATTCTTGAAGAACGCATCAATGTAGTCGGCTTTCTTCAGTCCGTAGTCCAGCATGAAGGCATGCTCAAAGACATCCATCACGAGAATCGGACGACAGCCCGTCGGGTGCCCTACGTCGTGCTCGTTGATCCACTGGTTGAACAGCCAGCCGTTGGTATCGTCCTGATACAGCACCACCCAGCCGATGCCGCGCATGGCGCCGGTGGCCCTGAAATCCTTCTCCCACGCCTCCACGCTGCCGTACGCCCCTGGCAGCAGCCCGACCAGCTTCCCCGCCTTGCTCATAGCACCCTTCCCGCCCAGGTTCTCGAAATAAAGCTCGTGCAGCCGCATGCCGTTGAACTCCCAGCCGAAACGGCGCTTGAGCTCAGCGTACTCCGGTGTAGCCGCCTTGCCATCCTTGAGCAGCGCCTGCAGCAGTTCCCAGACCTTATTGGTATTTGTAACATATCCCTGATAGAGTGCGAAGTGGTTCTTGAGCAGCGCCTCGCTGAAGCCGCTCATCCCTATCAGCTTCTCATACTCTTTAGCAGCGTAGGACATAACTACCTCCTTGAATTTCTCTATTATTTCTATTTGTTCAATTCGCCGAGTATACGCGTCCAGTTATTCACATGCCGCTGCTCATCGCCGATATTCTTCTTGATAAGAGCCGCGGACTTGTCATCGAAATTAACCTTTTCCAAAAAAGCGCCGTAGTCTTTAACCGCTTTCTGCTCAACCCAGATATTGGTTTTCATGATCCGTTTCTTGCCCATGATCCGGGTTGTCAGTCCTATCATCATGCCGCCCAGCGCGAAGAACCACCCCATGAATGAGCCCTTCCCCTTAAGCTCGGCGACCCTGGCCTTTAAGCCGTCCGCATGCTCCTGTTCGTTGGCCGTGGCCTCTTTCAATATTTCATAATAAGCCGGGGCGCTGCGAAAAGCCCCCGCCTGCGCTTTGTAGATCGCGGTAGCCGCCCTCTCTATGTTATACATTGTGTTCAGCGAACCGATTACTGTGCTCATATTCCCTCCTGCGATGACTATTCAGCCATCCTTTTCCCCAGCTCGTAAGCATCCTCTAAAGCTGTAGAGTGCTTCTTTATTTCGCCCTTACTATCGACCCCGCGGACAAACAGCTCATCAGAGTAATCGACACCCATGACATCGAACATACATTTCACCGTTTGTTTCGATCCATCGAACAGGTCGCCGCCTTTTGTACCCCCCACTGCGATGAACGCTCCCTTCCGCCCCTGCCTCTCCGGCACTTCCTTCAGGATATACTTCCTAGCCCAGAACACCTGGCAACGATCCACCAGGGCTTTGAGCTGTGCCGGCAGACCGTAGAAGAAGACCGGAGCGCCGATGATAACCGCATCGGCTTCCTCCAGGCTGAGATATATATCGTCCATGTCGTCGCGGATGGCGCAGTTGCCGCTCTTCATGCAGTCGTTGAACTCGCGGCAGG
This sequence is a window from Dehalococcoidia bacterium. Protein-coding genes within it:
- a CDS encoding Fe-Mn family superoxide dismutase is translated as MSYAAKEYEKLIGMSGFSEALLKNHFALYQGYVTNTNKVWELLQALLKDGKAATPEYAELKRRFGWEFNGMRLHELYFENLGGKGAMSKAGKLVGLLPGAYGSVEAWEKDFRATGAMRGIGWVVLYQDDTNGWLFNQWINEHDVGHPTGCRPILVMDVFEHAFMLDYGLKKADYIDAFFKNIDWAAVEARVK
- a CDS encoding demethoxyubiquinone hydroxylase family protein; translation: MSTVIGSLNTMYNIERAATAIYKAQAGAFRSAPAYYEILKEATANEQEHADGLKARVAELKGKGSFMGWFFALGGMMIGLTTRIMGKKRIMKTNIWVEQKAVKDYGAFLEKVNFDDKSAALIKKNIGDEQRHVNNWTRILGELNK
- a CDS encoding flavodoxin family protein → MKVLGIMGSPRVGGNTDILMDEALRGAREAGAFAEKIVVDELDISPCREFNDCMKSGNCAIRDDMDDIYLSLEEADAVIIGAPVFFYGLPAQLKALVDRCQVFWARKYILKEVPERQGRKGAFIAVGGTKGGDLFDGSKQTVKCMFDVMGVDYSDELFVRGVDSKGEIKKHSTALEDAYELGKRMAE